Proteins from a single region of Sphingopyxis sp. BSN-002:
- a CDS encoding MFS transporter: MDAPSQTPGAGTKSTAMAAFAAVTVLFFAWGFITSLIDPLVAAVKGIFTLSDAEAQLSASAFFIAYGLMSFPAAALIARFHSVPSILTALSTMVAGCLVMLAAANLAVYPLVLAGLFVLASGITILQVAANPLAAALGDPKRSHFRLTFSQTFNSFGTFLGPLIGAHLFLQGVEVKEGTVVTDAVRAQALAGIDAAYFWICGLIAALVIFFWVSRRIVNEAVPPAPLGTRAGMGELIREAFASRWAMLGGLAIFLYVGAEVAIGTHMAFLLNGDSVWGQSDAAFGVPLLGWFMGSDGVSGVSLQEATKAVAFYWGGAMVGRAIGSVLLARMPAAKLLTAFTAAAALLCLYVVFVGGVSGGFVALSIGLFNSIMFPVIFSLTLERSTARAEAVSGLLCTAIVGGAAIPYLTGQLSDAVGYGAALILPAACYVALCIFAVAAGRAPVRQASAAATVH, from the coding sequence ATGGACGCACCCAGCCAGACGCCGGGCGCCGGCACGAAGTCGACCGCAATGGCGGCTTTTGCCGCGGTTACGGTGCTCTTTTTCGCCTGGGGCTTCATCACCTCGCTGATCGACCCGCTCGTTGCCGCCGTGAAGGGCATCTTCACGCTGAGCGATGCCGAGGCGCAATTGTCGGCGTCGGCCTTCTTCATCGCCTATGGCCTGATGTCCTTCCCCGCCGCAGCGCTGATCGCGCGTTTCCATTCGGTGCCGTCGATCCTGACCGCGCTGTCGACGATGGTCGCAGGCTGCCTCGTCATGCTCGCCGCGGCGAACCTCGCGGTCTATCCGCTGGTGCTCGCCGGGCTGTTCGTCCTCGCGAGCGGGATCACGATCCTGCAGGTCGCGGCGAACCCGCTCGCCGCCGCACTCGGCGACCCGAAACGCAGCCATTTCCGCCTGACCTTCAGCCAGACCTTCAACAGCTTCGGCACCTTCCTCGGCCCGCTGATCGGCGCGCACCTGTTCCTGCAGGGCGTCGAGGTGAAGGAAGGTACGGTCGTCACCGACGCGGTGCGCGCGCAGGCCCTCGCCGGGATCGACGCCGCCTATTTCTGGATTTGCGGCCTGATCGCCGCGCTGGTCATCTTTTTCTGGGTCAGCCGCCGGATCGTCAATGAAGCCGTCCCGCCCGCTCCCCTCGGCACGCGCGCCGGCATGGGCGAGCTGATCCGCGAAGCCTTCGCCTCGCGCTGGGCCATGCTGGGCGGCCTTGCGATCTTTCTTTACGTCGGGGCCGAGGTCGCAATCGGCACCCATATGGCATTCCTCCTGAACGGCGACAGCGTCTGGGGGCAGTCCGACGCGGCGTTCGGCGTCCCCCTGCTCGGCTGGTTCATGGGCAGCGACGGTGTTTCCGGCGTCTCGTTGCAGGAAGCGACCAAGGCCGTGGCCTTCTATTGGGGCGGCGCGATGGTCGGACGGGCGATCGGTTCGGTATTGCTCGCCCGCATGCCCGCGGCGAAGCTGCTCACCGCTTTCACCGCTGCGGCTGCATTGCTCTGTCTTTATGTCGTCTTCGTCGGCGGGGTAAGCGGCGGCTTCGTCGCGCTGTCGATAGGCCTTTTCAACTCCATCATGTTCCCGGTCATCTTCTCGCTCACCCTCGAACGCTCCACCGCCCGCGCGGAAGCTGTATCGGGACTGCTTTGCACCGCAATCGTGGGTGGGGCGGCGATCCCTTATCTTACCGGCCAGCTGTCGGATGCCGTTGGCTATGGCGCGGCGCTGATCCTGCCTGCCGCCTGCTATGTCGCGCTCTGCATCTTCGCTGTCGCCGCCGGACGTGCACCGGTACGTCAGGCGAGCGCTGCCGCGACCGTGCACTGA
- a CDS encoding PhzF family phenazine biosynthesis protein: MSALRSLPITRVDAFADRPFAGNPAAVMPLEEWMSDAMLQAIAAENNLSETAFLVADESGEADYELRWFTPTVEVALCGHATLASGHVLLSAAQWRNEMRFRTRRAGILQVTRGDEDNEYHVQLPAYRAEAKPMPEAVKAVGGEVVETLWHDGGYAILAYHGAEEVRALTPDFAALKKGGDRMFIATAPGAGDPSGADVVSRVFVPGGGIDEDPVTGSAHAVLAPYWTTRLGRDHFAAYQASARGGYVGCRLTGEHVELTGRCVTTLAGEFLL, from the coding sequence ATGAGTGCGCTCCGCTCGCTTCCGATCACGCGCGTCGATGCCTTCGCCGACCGCCCCTTCGCCGGCAATCCCGCCGCGGTCATGCCGCTCGAGGAATGGATGAGCGACGCGATGCTGCAGGCGATCGCGGCGGAGAATAATCTCTCCGAAACCGCCTTCCTCGTCGCCGACGAGAGCGGCGAGGCCGATTATGAGCTGCGCTGGTTCACGCCCACGGTCGAAGTCGCGCTGTGCGGCCACGCCACGCTGGCGAGCGGGCATGTTCTGCTCTCTGCGGCCCAATGGCGAAACGAGATGCGGTTCAGGACGCGCAGGGCAGGCATACTGCAGGTGACGCGGGGCGACGAGGATAATGAATATCACGTCCAGCTCCCCGCCTACCGCGCCGAAGCGAAACCGATGCCGGAGGCCGTGAAGGCCGTCGGCGGCGAGGTCGTCGAGACGCTGTGGCATGACGGCGGCTATGCGATCCTCGCCTATCATGGCGCCGAAGAGGTGCGCGCACTGACGCCCGATTTCGCCGCCCTCAAAAAGGGCGGAGACCGGATGTTCATCGCGACTGCGCCGGGCGCCGGCGATCCGTCGGGCGCCGATGTCGTAAGCCGCGTTTTCGTGCCGGGAGGCGGGATCGACGAGGACCCGGTGACCGGGTCGGCGCACGCCGTCCTGGCACCCTATTGGACCACGCGCCTGGGCCGCGATCATTTCGCCGCCTATCAGGCGAGCGCGCGGGGGGGCTATGTCGGCTGCCGGCTGACCGGCGAGCACGTCGAACTGACCGGCCGCTGCGTCACGACGCTGGCCGGCGAATTCCTCCTCTAG
- the pdxH gene encoding pyridoxamine 5'-phosphate oxidase, whose translation MSDAPFALFDSWFAEARTSEPNDANAMALATSTPDGRPSLRMVLLKGHGPDGFVFYTNLDSRKGGELAGNAHVALLFHWKSLRRQIRIEGAVTPVDDATADAYFATRSRDSQLGAWASDQSRPLGSRETFEARFAEMQARFDGQDVPRPPRWSGWRVTPERIEFWQDREHRLHERNLYVRDGENWTKGLLYP comes from the coding sequence ATGAGCGACGCCCCCTTTGCCCTGTTCGATAGCTGGTTTGCCGAAGCCCGGACAAGCGAACCCAATGACGCCAATGCGATGGCGCTTGCGACCAGCACGCCGGACGGCCGCCCGTCGTTGCGGATGGTGCTGCTGAAGGGGCATGGGCCCGACGGCTTCGTCTTCTATACCAATCTCGACAGCCGCAAGGGAGGCGAGCTGGCCGGGAACGCGCACGTCGCGCTGCTCTTCCACTGGAAATCGCTGCGCCGCCAGATTCGCATCGAAGGTGCGGTGACGCCGGTCGACGACGCCACCGCCGACGCCTATTTCGCGACCCGCAGCCGCGACAGCCAGCTCGGTGCCTGGGCAAGCGACCAGTCACGCCCGCTGGGTAGCCGCGAAACCTTCGAGGCGCGCTTTGCCGAAATGCAGGCGCGTTTCGACGGGCAGGACGTCCCGCGTCCGCCGCGCTGGTCGGGCTGGCGGGTCACGCCCGAGCGCATCGAGTTCTGGCAGGATCGCGAACATCGCCTGCATGAGCGTAACCTCTATGTGCGCGACGGCGAAAACTGGACGAAAGGACTTCTCTATCCATGA
- a CDS encoding J domain-containing protein: MADPYTTLGVSKSATEAEIKSAYRKLAKELHPDKNKDNPKASEKFSDVTKAYDLLSDKTKRGQFDRGEIDGEGNPAMPFGYGGGGFRGDPRGGQQGGFGGFGTDGADFGDIFEGLFGGRGGGGGGPFGGFGGRSAPPAKGANVAYRLSVSFVDAATQAMQRITLADGKTIDLKLPAGVETGTQMRLAGKGQAGPGGNGDGIVTITVKDHPFYEREGDNIRLDLPITLNEAVKGAKVKVPTVDGPVMLSIPAGSTSGKVMRLKGKGFSQKSGGRGDQLVRLMIDLPAEDAELAKLVEAWSDPRAVRADLGV, from the coding sequence ATGGCCGATCCCTATACCACCCTTGGCGTATCGAAGAGCGCGACCGAGGCGGAAATCAAGTCCGCGTACCGCAAGCTCGCCAAGGAGTTGCATCCCGACAAGAACAAGGACAACCCGAAAGCGTCGGAGAAATTCTCCGACGTGACCAAGGCGTATGACCTGCTGTCCGACAAGACGAAGCGCGGGCAATTCGACCGCGGCGAGATCGACGGCGAGGGCAATCCGGCGATGCCTTTCGGTTATGGCGGCGGCGGTTTCCGCGGTGACCCGCGCGGCGGCCAGCAGGGCGGTTTCGGTGGCTTCGGCACCGACGGCGCCGACTTCGGCGATATTTTCGAAGGGCTGTTCGGCGGACGCGGCGGCGGTGGCGGCGGGCCGTTCGGCGGCTTCGGCGGCCGCAGCGCGCCGCCGGCCAAGGGTGCGAATGTCGCGTATCGCCTGTCGGTATCTTTCGTCGATGCGGCGACGCAGGCGATGCAGCGCATCACGCTCGCCGATGGCAAGACGATCGACCTCAAGCTGCCCGCCGGCGTCGAAACGGGGACGCAGATGCGCCTCGCGGGCAAGGGGCAGGCCGGCCCGGGCGGCAATGGCGACGGCATCGTCACGATCACCGTCAAGGATCATCCCTTTTACGAGCGCGAGGGCGACAATATCCGCCTCGACCTGCCGATCACGCTGAACGAGGCGGTCAAGGGCGCGAAGGTCAAGGTGCCGACGGTCGACGGCCCGGTCATGCTGTCGATTCCCGCCGGCTCGACGTCGGGCAAGGTCATGCGTCTGAAGGGCAAGGGTTTCAGCCAGAAGAGCGGCGGGCGCGGCGACCAGCTCGTCCGGCTGATGATCGACCTGCCTGCCGAAGATGCCGAGCTTGCGAAACTGGTCGAGGCCTGGAGCGATCCCCGCGCGGTGCGGGCGGATCTCGGCGTGTGA
- a CDS encoding YihY/virulence factor BrkB family protein, whose translation MAEGKQEKIVAALEREVAAEVGQEFLAEGHSPHSPEARAERAKRVKLRARAQGVIDRGRETLGPGTRAFRILRRVVVGTYTDGFIHAGNLAYLALIALFPFFILVAAALSLLGGSQGGETAIEAVFSLMPPTVAKALAGPIREVMGARTGIFLWIGALVALWTVGSFIETMRDILRRAYGTHFSRGFFHYRLLSIGIITGAVVLMILSFSMQVLIVGIEQFITRVLPAAYQSAGTVAISRGVSGLGLFLAIYLLFYSLTPSKYRRLKNCPKWPGALFTTLWWIGVTLALPPLLASLFSYDVTYGSLAGVMVALFFFYLVGLGMVVGAELNAALVEVEDLGHDAIGRIDDVIIEDKKAGEKQ comes from the coding sequence GTGGCTGAGGGCAAACAGGAAAAGATCGTTGCCGCGCTTGAACGCGAAGTGGCCGCGGAAGTCGGTCAGGAGTTTCTTGCCGAAGGTCATTCGCCGCATTCGCCCGAGGCACGCGCCGAGCGCGCCAAGCGCGTCAAGCTGCGCGCGCGAGCACAGGGTGTCATCGACCGCGGGCGCGAGACACTGGGCCCCGGCACGCGTGCGTTCAGGATCCTGCGCCGCGTCGTGGTCGGTACCTATACCGACGGCTTCATCCACGCCGGCAACCTGGCCTATCTGGCGCTGATCGCGCTTTTCCCCTTCTTCATCCTCGTCGCCGCGGCGCTCAGCCTGCTTGGCGGCAGCCAGGGCGGGGAAACGGCGATCGAAGCCGTTTTCTCGCTGATGCCGCCGACCGTCGCCAAGGCGCTGGCGGGGCCGATCCGCGAAGTGATGGGCGCGCGCACCGGTATCTTCCTGTGGATCGGCGCGCTCGTTGCGCTGTGGACCGTCGGCAGCTTCATCGAGACGATGCGCGACATCCTGCGCCGTGCCTATGGCACGCATTTCAGCCGCGGGTTTTTCCATTACCGCCTGCTGTCGATCGGGATCATCACCGGGGCGGTCGTGCTGATGATCCTGTCGTTCAGCATGCAGGTGCTGATCGTCGGGATCGAGCAGTTCATCACCCGCGTGCTTCCCGCGGCCTATCAATCGGCGGGCACGGTGGCGATTTCGCGCGGCGTGTCGGGTCTGGGGCTGTTCCTTGCGATCTATCTGCTCTTCTATTCGCTGACCCCTTCGAAATACCGGCGCCTCAAAAATTGCCCGAAATGGCCCGGCGCATTGTTCACGACGCTCTGGTGGATCGGCGTCACGCTGGCGCTGCCGCCGCTCCTCGCCAGCCTGTTCAGCTATGACGTGACCTATGGCAGCCTTGCGGGCGTGATGGTCGCGCTCTTCTTTTTCTACCTCGTCGGATTGGGTATGGTGGTCGGCGCCGAACTCAATGCAGCCTTGGTGGAGGTTGAGGATTTGGGCCATGACGCTATTGGGCGCATCGACGACGTAATTATCGAAGACAAAAAGGCCGGAGAAAAACAATGA
- the fabI gene encoding enoyl-ACP reductase FabI, whose protein sequence is MTGLMKGKRGLIMGLANDKSLAWGIAKALNAHGAELAISYQGDVMLKRVKPLADELGCDFLIDCDVADMDNLDAAFATLSARWPTIDFVVHAIGYTNKEALRGHYADVGLEDFLMTMNISVYSFTAVAKRAAAMMTPFDPETGTGGGSLLTLSYYGAEKVIPHYNVMGVAKSALETSVKYLANDYGPQGVRVNAISAGPIKTLAASGIGDFRLILKWNEYNAPLRRNVTIDDVGGSALYLLSDLASGVTGETHHVDAGYHTIGMKQEDAPDIALA, encoded by the coding sequence ATGACGGGTCTGATGAAGGGCAAGCGCGGGCTGATCATGGGCCTCGCGAACGACAAGTCGCTCGCCTGGGGTATCGCAAAGGCGCTGAATGCGCACGGCGCCGAGCTGGCGATCTCGTATCAGGGCGACGTAATGCTGAAGCGGGTAAAGCCGCTTGCCGATGAACTGGGCTGCGACTTCCTGATCGACTGCGACGTCGCCGACATGGATAATCTGGACGCCGCCTTTGCCACGCTGTCCGCGCGCTGGCCGACGATCGACTTCGTGGTTCACGCGATCGGGTACACCAACAAGGAAGCGCTGCGCGGCCATTATGCCGACGTGGGACTCGAAGATTTCCTGATGACGATGAACATCAGCGTCTACAGCTTCACCGCGGTCGCGAAGCGCGCCGCGGCGATGATGACGCCCTTCGATCCCGAGACGGGCACCGGCGGCGGTTCGCTGCTGACCCTCAGCTATTATGGCGCCGAGAAGGTGATCCCGCATTATAACGTCATGGGCGTCGCCAAATCGGCGCTCGAGACGAGCGTCAAATATCTTGCGAACGACTACGGTCCGCAGGGTGTGCGGGTGAACGCGATCTCGGCCGGCCCGATCAAGACGCTGGCGGCGAGCGGCATCGGCGACTTCCGTCTGATCCTGAAGTGGAACGAATATAACGCACCGCTGCGCCGCAACGTCACGATCGACGACGTCGGCGGCTCGGCGCTCTATCTGCTGAGCGATCTCGCATCGGGTGTTACCGGCGAAACGCACCATGTCGATGCAGGATACCACACGATCGGCATGAAGCAGGAAGACGCGCCGGACATCGCGCTTGCCTGA
- a CDS encoding N-acetyltransferase — MPDEIVIRAATAADGDAIDSLIRSAFCATEFGHQGEAELVRMIGDDGDVMTSLVADREGEIVGHVLFSRMDVEAEGAPLRAAGLAPVSVSPALQGQGIGAALIRAGLDGLRGQGVRMSFVLGHEAYYPRFGYSPELAARFASPFAGPHFMAMMLDSGAEWPQGGRADYAPAFGRLG; from the coding sequence TTGCCTGACGAAATCGTCATCCGCGCCGCGACGGCGGCGGATGGCGATGCGATCGACAGCCTGATCCGGTCCGCCTTCTGCGCGACCGAATTCGGTCATCAGGGCGAGGCCGAACTCGTTCGCATGATCGGGGACGACGGAGATGTCATGACTTCTCTCGTCGCTGATCGCGAGGGCGAAATTGTCGGACATGTCCTCTTCAGCCGGATGGACGTAGAGGCGGAGGGCGCGCCGCTGCGGGCTGCGGGTCTTGCGCCTGTATCGGTGTCCCCGGCCTTGCAGGGGCAGGGGATCGGTGCAGCGCTGATACGGGCCGGCCTTGACGGGCTGCGCGGGCAAGGCGTCCGGATGAGCTTCGTCCTCGGTCACGAAGCCTATTACCCGCGATTCGGCTATTCGCCCGAGCTCGCGGCCCGCTTCGCCTCACCCTTTGCCGGGCCGCATTTCATGGCGATGATGCTGGACAGCGGCGCTGAATGGCCGCAAGGCGGCCGCGCGGACTATGCACCCGCCTTCGGCCGCTTGGGGTAG
- the aroC gene encoding chorismate synthase, which produces MSFNSFGRVLRFTTWGESHGPALGAVVDGCPPRLSLSEGDIQPFLDKRRPGQSRHTTQRQEPDQVRILSGIFEGKTTGTPISLMIENVDQRSKDYGEIAQAYRPGHADYAYDAKYGIRDYRGGGRSSARETAARVAAGGVARLIIPEVQIHAWVAEIGGDAIDPANFDLEEIDRNPFFCPDPAAAQRWEGLMDAARKSGSSLGAVIECAASGVPAGWGAPIYAKLDSDLAAAMMGINAVKGVEIGAGFQAARLRGEENADPMRPATDGSNRPDFLSNNAGGIAGGISTGQPVVVRVAFKPTSSILTPVPTINKAGEATDIVTKGRHDPCVGIRGAPVVEAMMALVLADHKLLHRAQNG; this is translated from the coding sequence ATGAGTTTCAACAGCTTCGGACGTGTTCTTCGCTTCACCACCTGGGGGGAGAGCCACGGGCCCGCACTTGGTGCGGTGGTCGACGGCTGCCCGCCGCGGCTGTCGCTGTCCGAGGGTGACATCCAGCCTTTCCTCGACAAGCGCCGCCCCGGCCAGTCGCGCCACACGACGCAGCGGCAGGAGCCCGATCAGGTGCGCATCCTGTCCGGCATTTTCGAGGGCAAGACGACGGGCACGCCGATCAGCCTGATGATCGAGAATGTCGACCAGCGCTCGAAGGATTATGGCGAGATCGCGCAGGCCTATCGCCCCGGCCACGCCGATTATGCCTATGACGCCAAATATGGCATCCGCGACTATCGCGGCGGCGGCCGGTCGAGCGCGCGCGAGACCGCGGCGCGCGTCGCCGCGGGCGGGGTCGCGCGGCTGATCATTCCCGAGGTCCAGATCCACGCGTGGGTCGCCGAGATTGGCGGCGACGCGATCGATCCCGCGAACTTCGACCTCGAAGAAATTGATCGCAATCCCTTTTTCTGCCCGGATCCGGCCGCCGCGCAGCGCTGGGAAGGGCTGATGGACGCGGCACGCAAATCGGGCTCCTCGCTCGGCGCGGTGATCGAATGCGCCGCGAGCGGCGTTCCTGCCGGCTGGGGCGCGCCCATCTATGCCAAGCTCGACAGCGACCTCGCCGCGGCGATGATGGGGATCAATGCGGTGAAGGGCGTCGAGATCGGCGCGGGCTTTCAGGCGGCGCGGCTGCGCGGCGAGGAAAATGCCGACCCGATGCGCCCTGCGACCGACGGTAGCAACCGGCCCGATTTCCTGTCGAACAACGCCGGCGGTATCGCGGGCGGCATCTCGACCGGCCAGCCGGTGGTCGTCCGCGTCGCATTCAAGCCGACCAGTTCGATCCTGACGCCTGTCCCGACGATCAACAAGGCGGGCGAGGCGACCGATATCGTCACCAAGGGTCGCCACGATCCGTGCGTCGGCATCCGCGGCGCCCCGGTGGTCGAGGCGATGATGGCGCTGGTTCTGGCCGATCACAAGCTGTTGCACCGGGCGCAAAACGGCTGA
- a CDS encoding dicarboxylate/amino acid:cation symporter yields MGRRLTLYILIGMILGVIVGYAVRVTVPADSEAFTYWLRSFTLLSTIFLNLIKLIVAPLILGTLVAGIAHMGDSSALGRIGSRAIAWFILASLISISLGLIMVNFFEPGAGLNLTVGAHSLAEVGEVKKLDLFEFIEHVFPKNIFQAMAENNVLQILVFALFAGVGLTAIGEKGKPLVRGAEALAELMLQITGYVMRLAPIAVFGALAGVVAKYGLGILGTYAELVTEFYMSLVLLWVLLLGIGAIFLGKRIVQLIRYVREPLLIAFSTASSEAAMPKLFEQLDRFGVPRRISGFVLPLGYSFNLDGSMMYASFATIFIAQAYNIELSMTQQILILLTLMVSSKGIAAVPRASLVVITATLAMFDLPVEGVALIFAIDQFLDMGRTATNVVGNAVATSVITKWEGMLEEPDAAFADRPHAPAHTSHHGARGLDLQEDMVSDKRTPPAES; encoded by the coding sequence ATGGGCCGTCGCCTCACACTCTATATTCTGATCGGCATGATCCTAGGGGTCATCGTTGGTTATGCCGTCCGGGTCACCGTGCCCGCCGACAGCGAGGCATTCACCTACTGGCTTCGCAGCTTCACGCTGCTCTCGACCATTTTTCTCAACCTGATCAAGCTGATCGTCGCGCCGCTGATTCTGGGCACACTGGTCGCGGGAATCGCGCATATGGGCGACAGCTCGGCGCTCGGGCGTATCGGCAGCCGCGCGATTGCGTGGTTCATTCTCGCCAGCCTCATCTCGATCAGCCTCGGCCTGATCATGGTCAATTTCTTCGAGCCGGGGGCCGGCCTCAACCTGACCGTCGGCGCGCATTCGCTGGCCGAGGTCGGCGAGGTCAAGAAGCTCGACCTGTTCGAATTCATCGAACATGTGTTCCCGAAGAACATCTTCCAGGCGATGGCGGAGAACAACGTCCTCCAGATCCTCGTCTTCGCGCTCTTCGCCGGGGTCGGCCTCACCGCGATCGGCGAAAAGGGCAAGCCGCTGGTACGCGGGGCCGAGGCGCTCGCCGAGCTGATGCTCCAGATCACTGGCTATGTGATGCGTTTGGCGCCAATCGCGGTGTTCGGCGCGCTCGCCGGCGTCGTTGCCAAATATGGCCTCGGCATCCTCGGTACCTACGCCGAGCTGGTCACCGAATTCTATATGTCGCTCGTCCTGCTGTGGGTGCTGCTGCTCGGCATCGGTGCGATCTTCCTCGGCAAACGCATCGTCCAGCTGATCCGCTATGTCCGCGAACCGTTGCTGATCGCCTTCTCGACCGCGTCATCGGAAGCGGCGATGCCGAAACTGTTCGAGCAGCTCGACCGTTTTGGCGTGCCGCGCCGCATCTCGGGCTTCGTGCTGCCGCTGGGCTATAGCTTCAACCTCGACGGATCGATGATGTACGCCAGCTTCGCGACGATCTTCATCGCGCAGGCCTATAATATCGAGCTGTCGATGACGCAGCAGATTCTGATCCTGCTGACGCTGATGGTGTCGTCAAAGGGGATCGCCGCGGTGCCGCGCGCCAGCCTGGTCGTCATCACCGCGACGCTGGCGATGTTCGACCTGCCCGTCGAGGGCGTGGCGCTGATCTTCGCGATCGACCAGTTCCTCGACATGGGCCGCACTGCAACCAATGTCGTCGGCAATGCCGTCGCGACATCGGTCATCACCAAATGGGAAGGCATGCTCGAAGAACCCGACGCGGCCTTCGCCGATCGACCGCACGCGCCCGCGCACACGTCGCATCACGGCGCGCGCGGGCTCGACCTTCAGGAAGATATGGTCAGCGATAAGCGGACACCGCCCGCCGAGAGCTGA
- a CDS encoding cytochrome P450: MNAPAKLEWSEGRFGPDTAHWLPRNPDAALDHIPGEDGMPIIGNTLEQLRDYPSFTQRMVGKYGRVYRNNSFGGRSVALHGPEANELVMFDREKIFSSEQGWGPVLNLLFPRGLMLMDFEKHRADRKVLSVAFKPEPMRHYADSLNEGIRDRIGAWSGKTFKFYPAIKELTLDLAATSFLGIPWGPEADKVNKAFVDMVQASIGVVRRPLPFTAMGRGAKGRAYLVDYFGKMVPERRDGAGEDIFSQICRAKDDDGEYLSIGAIVDHMNFLMMAAHDTITSSITTMVYQLAKHPEWQDRLREEMLSVAPAGEGVGHNGLGELEMTEWAFKESLRLVPPVPSFPRRALRDFEFGGYRIPAGTSVGVSPAFTHMMEEHWPEPERFDPMRFAPEPTRDRHKYAWVPFGGGAHMCLGLHFAYMQAKIFFHHVVTTHRIVVAESYAPEWQMLPIPRPKDGLSVRFEPL; encoded by the coding sequence ATGAACGCGCCTGCGAAACTCGAATGGTCGGAAGGCCGTTTCGGCCCCGACACCGCGCACTGGCTGCCGCGCAATCCCGATGCAGCGCTCGACCATATTCCCGGTGAGGACGGCATGCCGATCATCGGAAACACGCTCGAACAGCTGCGCGACTATCCTTCGTTCACGCAGCGGATGGTGGGCAAATACGGCCGTGTCTATCGCAACAACAGCTTTGGCGGACGCAGCGTCGCGCTGCACGGGCCCGAGGCGAACGAACTCGTAATGTTCGACCGCGAGAAGATATTCTCGTCCGAACAGGGCTGGGGTCCGGTGCTCAACCTGCTTTTCCCGCGCGGGCTGATGCTGATGGACTTCGAAAAGCATCGCGCCGACCGCAAGGTTCTGTCGGTCGCGTTCAAGCCCGAACCGATGCGCCATTATGCCGACTCGCTGAACGAGGGCATCCGCGACCGGATTGGCGCGTGGAGTGGCAAGACCTTCAAATTCTATCCGGCGATCAAGGAATTGACGCTCGACCTTGCCGCGACCAGCTTCCTCGGCATTCCGTGGGGACCCGAGGCCGACAAGGTCAACAAGGCCTTCGTCGACATGGTACAGGCCTCGATCGGCGTCGTGCGCCGTCCGCTGCCCTTCACCGCGATGGGCCGCGGCGCGAAGGGGCGCGCGTACCTCGTCGACTATTTCGGCAAGATGGTCCCCGAGCGCCGCGACGGCGCGGGTGAGGATATCTTCAGCCAGATCTGCCGCGCAAAGGACGACGACGGCGAATATCTCAGCATCGGCGCGATCGTCGACCATATGAACTTCCTGATGATGGCGGCGCACGACACGATCACGAGTTCGATCACCACCATGGTGTACCAGCTCGCGAAACATCCCGAGTGGCAGGACCGGCTGCGCGAGGAGATGCTGAGCGTCGCGCCGGCTGGCGAGGGGGTCGGGCACAACGGGCTCGGCGAACTCGAGATGACCGAATGGGCGTTCAAGGAATCGCTCCGTCTCGTGCCTCCGGTGCCGAGCTTCCCGCGCCGTGCGCTCAGGGATTTCGAATTCGGCGGCTATCGCATTCCGGCGGGGACCTCGGTCGGCGTCAGCCCCGCCTTCACGCACATGATGGAGGAGCATTGGCCCGAACCCGAGAGGTTCGACCCGATGCGCTTCGCGCCCGAACCGACCCGCGACCGGCACAAATATGCGTGGGTGCCCTTCGGCGGCGGCGCGCATATGTGCCTGGGACTGCACTTCGCCTACATGCAGGCGAAGATCTTCTTCCACCATGTCGTCACCACGCACCGGATCGTCGTCGCCGAAAGCTATGCGCCCGAATGGCAGATGCTGCCGATCCCGCGGCCGAAGGACGGGCTGTCGGTGAGATTCGAACCGCTCTGA